One window of Nicotiana tomentosiformis chromosome 11, ASM39032v3, whole genome shotgun sequence genomic DNA carries:
- the LOC104093121 gene encoding pentatricopeptide repeat-containing protein At4g02750-like, whose translation MYKTRSLIKLSHSFIVWSSHYLLTNDYGRILRRPFLSRTYSKPKSPIQIHIQSQPHLESTTRQSICSFNKMIMTLGRQGKVKEARKVFDEMPQRDVVSYASMITVYLKHKDLPKAERLFYSMPERNVVSDSAMVHAYAKVGRLDEARRIFERMPDRNVYAWTSLISGYFQNRRVDEAQKLLQEMPEKNVVTWTTAMVGFAQNGLIIEARRIFDQIPQKTVIVWTAMTRVYVEDSQVDQALELFDKMPEHNLYSWNVMIQGCLHDNRVNKALELFNAMPWKNAVSWTTIVTGLARNGLIELAREYFDQMPNKDPAAWNAMITAYVDEGLVSTANALFDLMPNKDIVSWNVMIDGYTKSGLEGEALKCFILMLRSGLRSNQTTLTSVVTSCVGILELLQAHVLVLLLGFDQDTSLNNALVTMYSRCGDINSSLITFENLKVKDVVSWTAMILAYANHGLGNQALQAFAQMLRSGNKPDEITFVGLLSACSHAGLVKKGRKFFESMRHAYGLKPRAEHYCCLVDILGRGKLVDEAMKVVHQMPPEECDGAVLGALLGACKLHGDVGVANQICYEIVEREPGNSGAYVLMANAYAASGRWGDFAHIRKKMKERNVKKVPGISEIEVNGKNHIFFVGDKSHPEKEEIYILLKNNLLPLMQEMI comes from the coding sequence ATGTATAAAACCAGAAGTTTGATTAAATTAAGCCACTCTTTTATAGTTTGGAGTTCACATTATTTGCTGACTAATGATTATGGCCGCATTTTGAGGCGTCCATTCCTTTCAAGAACATATTCAAAACCAAAATCACCTATTCAAATACATATACAGTCACAACCCCACTTAGAATCTACCACAAGACAGTCCATTTGTAGCTTTAACAAAATGATTATGACGTTAGGCCGTCAAGGCAAAGTTAAAGAAGCTAGGAAGGTGTTCGACGAAATGCCTCAAAGAGATGTTGTTTCTTATGCTTCAATGATTACTGTTTATTTAAAACATAAGGATCTTCCTAAAGCTGAGAGGTTGTTTTATTCCATGCCTGAGAGAAATGTTGTGTCTGATTCTGCTATGGTTCATGCATATGCTAAAGTTGGCAGACTCGATGAGGCTCGAAGAATCTTTGAGCGAATGCCTGATAGAAACGTTTATGCGTGGACCAGTTTGATTTCTGGGTATTTTCAGAACCGTAGAGTGGATGAAGCTCAAAAGTTGCTTCAAGAAATGCCTGAGAAAAATGTGGTTACCTGGACTACAGCAATGGTGGGCTTTGCTCAAAATGGTTTGATTATTGAGGCACGGCGTATTTTTGATCAGATTCCTCAGAAAACTGTCATTGTTTGGACGGCGATGACCAGGGTTTATGTTGAAGATAGTCAGGTGGATCAAGCTCTTGAGCTCTTTGATAAGATGCCTGAACATAATTTATATTCTTGGAATGTTATGATTCAAGGTTGTTTACATGATAACAGGGTGAACAAAGCTTTGGAACTATTTAACGCAATGCCATGGAAAAATGCAGTTTCTTGGACAACTATCGTTACTGGTCTTGCACGAAATGGGTTGATAGAATTGGCAAGAGAGTACTTTGATCAAATGCCAAATAAGGATCCAGCTGCGTGGAACGCTATGATAACGGCCTATGTTGATGAAGGCCTAGTGTCTACGGCCAATGCACTTTTTGATTTGATGCCTAATAAAGATATTGTAAGTTGGAATGTAATGATTGACGGGTACACAAAAAGTGGCCTTGAGGGTGAAGCATTGAAGTGTTTCATTCTCATGCTTCGGTCGGGCTTAAGGTCTAATCAGACTACTCTTACCAGTGTAGTGACCTCGTGTGTGGGCATCTTGGAGTTATTGCAAGCACATGTTCTTGTTTTACTGCTAGGATTTGACCAAGACACTTCGCTTAATAATGCTCTCGTCACCATGTACTCCAGATGTGGAGATATAAACTCATCATTGATCACTTTTGAGAATCTCAAAGTAAAGGATGTTGTTTCATGGACTGCAATGATACTGGCATATGCTAATCATGGTCTTGGAAACCAAGCATTACAAGCCTTCGCGCAAATGCTAAGGTCCGGTAACAAGCCAGATGAGATCACTTTTGTGGGACTTTTGTCAGCTTGTAGTCATGCCGGTCTTGTTAAGAAAGGTCGAAAGTTTTTCGAGTCTATGAGACACGCGTATGGTTTAAAACCGAGGGCTGAGCATTATTGTTGCCTTGTCGACATTTTAGGTCGTGGTAAGTTAGTTGATGAGGCTATGAAGGTGGTGCACCAGATGCCTCCGGAGGAATGTGATGGTGCTGTTCTAGGGGCTTTACTCGGCGCTTGCAAGTTGCACGGAGATGTTGGAGTAGCGAACCAGATCTGCTATGAAATAGTAGAGCGCGAACCAGGTAACTCAGGAGCTTATGTACTAATGGCAAATGCTTATGCTGCTTCTGGGAGATGGGGTGATTTTGCGCACATAAGAAAGAAAATGAAGGAGAGAAATGTGAAGAAAGTACCCGGTATTAGTGAAATAGAAGTCAATGGGAAAAATCACATATTTTTTGTGGGAGACAAGTCTCACCCCGAGAAGGAGGAGATTTACATCTTGCTTAAAAACAATTTATTGCCTCTAATGCAAGAGATGATTTAG